Within Oreochromis aureus strain Israel breed Guangdong linkage group 19, ZZ_aureus, whole genome shotgun sequence, the genomic segment TCAGGGAGAGTTTATGTTAGATGACATGTGGGCAAACAGTTCGCTTAACAAGGCTTGTCAAACTATGCTATCATGTGCTAACCGAAATATGTAATCTATAATACCTTAGCCTGCCTATAAGCCATATTCTTAGCACATGTGATTTCTCAggaaaagtgacaaaaaagtatgaataaatatatgtaatgtttattttaattaaagtaaATTATTGGATATATAACGTGACCCAATAGTGAAAATTGTCATAATTATCTTTCCAAATGACAAAGAATGAATAGAAATCCTGTCATGACTGACCTTTGACATGTACTAACTTTTATTCCGAAAAGGAAGAGCCAAATGTGCTTTACTTGATGTTTTGCatcttttaatcattttaatgttttgcatcatttaatcattttaatgttttgcatCATTCAATGGTAATTATGTCATGCATCCATTAGGTGTCTGCAGGTTGTGCTGCAgttctttaatttgtttttaaatctcttaaTGCTTGTCAActtgttttaacatgttttgctttattttatcgatttagttatttattttattttatcttattttatcttattgtattttactgtgtttatgctatttgtatatatacaGCCCTTTGTGAACCCTGGTTTTATGTTAAAGTGCTTTCTGTATAAAGCTGGTATGGTATAACTATTGTCAAAATGTTTCTcaatgaaacaaaaatattatCCATCTAAAGGATAAGCTGGGGGTTACTCAGTCATCTTTATTCTCTTGGAAACATAAAATCTGTCCTCACAGTAGATTTATCTACTTATTAAGCTACACacgaaaaacaaaatgaaacacacaaaagaaagTGTTTACATCTCAGTGtgaaattttatttctttacatGTGTTTGTTACCTGCATATATAAAGGTGATTCAGTTAAACACCAGAAGAAAATGTATTTCCaacacaacttttattttctttttgtacgTATAATTATACATTTCGACCACATTGAGGAAAATCCTAAACTAAAACTAACCTGAATTGGataaatcttaaatgtttaagtAAACAAATGTTTAAGATTAACATGTGTACATTTTGttcaaatggaaaaacaaatgtagctgagtttgTTTCCACCTCTTCAGACCAGAGGGTAGCTTGCTGCACTAGCAATCCCACACTGGTTGTGTTTGTTCCTGCTCATCTTAATGTATCCCTTCTCTCCCCATCCAAGACCCCAGctacagaaagacagaaaataacaaCATTTAGCAGGTAAAACTCAGTTATGTTCACACTAATAGTTGAACAGCATGCAGTGACATAATGATATGTATTACATTGTGAAACCACAAATAAGATGCCTTTATATGCAGCTGTGCATCAGCACTCAAAAAATGATAGGAGTGCATGAATTCAAATATGACCATCACCTGTGGGTATTTACCTGTTCTTGACCAGCCAGTAGTCATGTCCATTCTCAGTACCATAACCCACAGCCAGCACACCATGGTCCAATTCTATGCTGCTGCACCCAGGTTCATCATACACTCCTTTAAATACAGGTGAATTAGACTGACAGGtgtaaagaacaaataaaacacttcaCATTTCTTGTACTATTTGAAGAAATCTTTCGAAACAATGTTTCAATGTCTGCACCTGATGTATAGAACTGGAAGGATGCATGGGAAGCATCAATGGCTACAGAAACCGGTCCGATGGTGGCCACAGCCTCCTTCAGGGCTTCTTCATCATATTTATTCACATCAACATAGCCGCTGCACGTGGCTCCAACACTTGCAGGGTTGTAGCGACATAACCAGTCCTAATTGAGAAATTATTTAGATCGACAAGAGATTTGGTGTGTTATGTTTTTGACATACTGCTTTCTATTTACCTCAGCCTCATAAGGGTAGGATGCCTCAGTGTCAATTCCTCCATTGGCTTCGATGTACCGGAAAGCAGAGTCCATCCAGCCTCCATTGCAGCCCTCGTTTCCATAAGCGCCAGAGCAGTCGACCAACTGCTGCTCACTCAGAGACACCAGTATACCTGTCTTCCTGAAGTGCTGTCCCTCCAGTGCACCAGTCTGTAACAAGAATGAGTCAGTTTTAAAAAGGCAACAGTCGAGCAAAGTTTCCCACTTTATAACAGTAAGGAAGACTGATTCCAATATACTCACTGCACTGAAGGCCCAGCAGGAGCCACACTGCATCTGATCCTTGACACCAGTGACATATCCCTTATCCCTCCAGTCAACAGTGTCGGGCAGATCAATACCTTCAGGCAGGCGAAGGAAGGTAGAACCACGGCGAGGCAGAGAAGCATTGAAGGAGCCAAGGCAGCCCCGGGAAATCAGCTTTTTATACTCTTCATTTTCCTGATGAAGAAGAACAAAATTATTGGGGTTTAAGTGTAATTTTAAAAGCTGTTATATGCAAATTGTAACCAAAACTGCTGCTGACTATTCAAGTAATGAATTTTGATGTGTCATTCTGAAACCTGAttggtttctttttctacacATACCATGTCAGCAAAGTAGGTCATACCAAGGCGGTAGGATTTGAAGCCCTGATCGGCCAAGATGTTGTGCATTAGCACATGTTTGCGGTTGGTGAGCCAGATCTGCTTCCGGTGACTCTCCTCTGATGGAGAGTCGTAGGATTTTCCTGTAAGTCGGAAAAGTGAAATAtcagaaacagaataaaagaaaatcatgtGTAATCgatcattaatgaataaaattttaatttaagctaaaaggttttctttcatttgagaCATTATTTTAAAGACCACAAACATGATCAGCAGCTTctgacaaaaaggaaaaatgagaaactaCAGAAAGAGTCTGCTGTCTCACCAAACTTGAGCCTCCAGGCATGAAACTCCAGATCTTCCAGAGAGATGGTGGCACAGCTGGATACAGCCagaacagcagcaacaacaagcaGCAACTTCATATTGACTGAACACAagcagaaaaagacagaaatgatttGTGACTTACAGGAAACCACACGGGCAGTTTATGATGTTTTTCACATcagctttaaaatattttctgtcATGATGCTGGATGTCATTTTCATATTACCATGTGCTCTATGTCTCAGTTTCTTTGAGTTTCTGTTTAATTTCTTCCTGTAATTCTTTCTCGAAATAATGAATCTTTGCATTTCTGAAATTGTATTTGGACATGTCTATGTGTTGTCATCTGTGTTGTAGCCACTTACCTGTCTCGTTGTCTTTGTCTGTTGTGAAGACTGAAGAATAACCACCTGTATGAGATACAGCTCTGTGTCAGAGAGGAGGTGTTATTTACCTGACTACCTGTTATTATCACTTCATACCAGTCAGTCAGGTGTGTTTCAGCAGCTCTTGAAAGATGAGAAAGAATGCCAGGcactgaaatagaaaaaggtGGAGCTATACATTAAGAGGAGGATTGCATAATGCACATTTAAGAATACGTTTTATGCAGCCTCAGCAAAAACAAGGAACTTAAGTGTCATAATTCATCAGGAGGACATGATCAGCTTCTCAGCAGTTTGTTGCAGGACTTGACAATGTTAAGATTTCAcagaatgtctgttttttttacacCTCTCACAGTTGTTCACTGAAGTATTGAGGAGGTGATTAGGTGGAGGACCCTTCATGACAATCAGCATTTCCTAGTCTTCTTTGTTTTGCAGGTGTTTCTGGGCTCAGTGACAAAACAGTTCTAGACTTATATATATTGTGACCACCATCTATTCATATTGACAAAAAAGGCTGCGGTATATTTCTCCTTTGGTCTACTTACAAACACTATTCTCCTAATGCCACCACTCTGAAATTAGAATTTTTCAAGTGAAAATTACTTTTCTCCTCTGGAGATATAGCATAGATACCTCTGCTTGATGCATTAATTCTTCAGTGTCATATTCACTTTTGGCCTGTTTTGACCCAGTCCtatgttgttatttttgtgcctctattctgagcgcacgtaaaaaaaaaaaaattgcaagcgcaaatgttgcattttgaggagaaaatcattttgagcgaagaaaagtttaatttgagctaacaaaattcattgctacgtgcaagaaatgtatttcagtgtttgctattatccatatacacacacaataacagcccctctcgctcagttgttggcatttgctcttgctcagatctctgctctgtgtgctgaCAGACATCTGTGGACCTGCTCTCAGTGTGTCATTCGTGCTCTCAAAATCTCTGCTCCGTGCGTGCTCAACTCTCTGTACACtgttttgtgccacaaaaccaattaatcacagacttggatgcaaaaattctgattggctgttacggtctccaatcagctcgctaGCTACTGCATTCCGGAAACACGGTCCAGAATGTAGCTAAACCCAGTGGAGTTAGGCCTTTACAAACccttgtgttgttttctttttaaaataataaattttgaCATATTTTTAAATTGACAATTTTTGTccaagttgattctgttcatctggacgtagcattttgtgggagaaacgttttgacactcatccaagtgacttcttcagtctcagctgactgcaggtttccccaatcttataaacagtacagagtcaacttttggagatttacttacctggatgattgagcatgcatcaagacccAGTGGAGTAGTTTGGTTTAAACTAGATTAAAACcaacacttaaaaaaattatatattttaaaataaaacaattaaagaTACTAACTGAAAATTgatttcttcgctcaaaatgattttctcctcaaaatgcaacatttacgcttgcaagtttttttttacgTATGTTCAGAAGGGAGTCACAAAAATAATGCTATACAAATGGTGACATCTGTTGAGCCACCTCTGGCGCCCTATAGTGATGTCCCCTTGAATTGTTTGTCAGATTGTTTAATCTACAAACTGTGAACATTTGTAACAAGAGGAACAACAGAGGAACCATCCCAGTGGATTGAAAAGTGGCCAAATGACCACAGGTCACTGCAATTAACTGTCCAGGATTTTCATCTAATCTTTGGACAACACAAAATTATTGAACTTCACTTTGTTGTGGAAGGCATTTTATGTTATGACAAACATAAACAGGTTCTCTACAGTCATATTTAAAAAGTAGACCCACTTTAAATTCTAAGGTTTAAAATGGTCTTAAAATGACGTAAATAAAACCTCCGATAAACTACAAAACATGACGTATTACATCAAATCATCATTTAATTCACCAAAATTAAGAGAAAATGCAGAAACAATTTGTGAAAAAAGCTGCTGTTTCCTTCCATTGGAAGCCTTTAGGGTGTATTTCTCAGTCAGGTGCTGAGAATTAAATGTATTTGAACCGGCTGCTGTACATTCTGCTAACCTATGACTGCTCAGTCATAGTCTTGACTAATTTCCCTGAGGATTAGACGGAGTAGAGACTAATAGTAGAACATCTGGAGTCATGGTTCAGAGCAAACAACTCCTGCATCCTtgtgaagaaaacaaaagaaatgactGTGGACTTTAGGAAAGCTGCTGCGAGTCCTCCTGCCCTGCTCCACATCAAGAGAACAGCTGTCAAGGTCATTTCCGTTTTCAGGTACCTGGAGGTCTACATCAACAACAAACTCACCTGGACCACAAACTCCAGCAGCCTCATGTACTTGCTAAGTAAACTCAAGCGTGCTGGCCTTTTACAAGTGTGCAGTGGAGAGTGTCCTTACATACTGAGCCTGAATAACGGGAGAGTTTAAAGACCGATTCTGAGAattggtgatttaaaaatcatACATAGATGTCAATACCTTTTGCTTTCAGATGCCTGAAACATAAGCAGATTTCTCTAacgtttgtgtatttatttcagTCATTAATGCTCTACCTGACTCTGCTTGGATCAGTtcgttgttgtgtttgtggcattCCAGTGCTGCCAACAGGTAAGCTGCatagtgccctctggtggacaaactctGTATCATCAACACTCATGACACAGTTAAAGACAGACCCTCTTCCTTCCCACATACATATCAATCTATAATATTTTTTAGCAAACAAATGAGCTGACAACTCATTAGAGTTTAATAATTGTCACAAAATGATAGGTAGCACAAGTCAAAGGTCAGTAaggattcatatttttttttgtcacggTCTGCAATGCAGACTGTCGGGAGATGAAGGa encodes:
- the LOC116327230 gene encoding procathepsin L-like, producing MKLLLVVAAVLAVSSCATISLEDLEFHAWRLKFGKSYDSPSEESHRKQIWLTNRKHVLMHNILADQGFKSYRLGMTYFADMENEEYKKLISRGCLGSFNASLPRRGSTFLRLPEGIDLPDTVDWRDKGYVTGVKDQMQCGSCWAFSATGALEGQHFRKTGILVSLSEQQLVDCSGAYGNEGCNGGWMDSAFRYIEANGGIDTEASYPYEAEDWLCRYNPASVGATCSGYVDVNKYDEEALKEAVATIGPVSVAIDASHASFQFYTSGVYDEPGCSSIELDHGVLAVGYGTENGHDYWLVKNSWGLGWGEKGYIKMSRNKHNQCGIASAASYPLV